In one window of Leifsonia sp. NPDC080035 DNA:
- a CDS encoding NAD(P)H-binding protein gives MNGLPSLAVTGVTGTVGRLTADALADAGVPFRMLARSPERAPHFPNSTVVACTYGDAVVARAALEGVDTLLMVSAAENADRLREHFAFLAAAADAGVAHIVYTSFFGAAPDATFTLARDHYATEQRIRETGIAHTFLRDNLYLDFVEHMIGDDGVIRGPADGGRAAMVARADVARVAAAVLQHPDRHAGATYDLTGPEELTMAEVAEKLSAHLGRAVSFHDETVEEAYESRKKWDAPDWQYDAWVSTYTAIAAGELAGVSGAVERVTGRSPLSLDEYLDTRPR, from the coding sequence GTGAACGGTCTCCCCTCGCTCGCGGTCACCGGGGTGACCGGGACCGTCGGCCGGCTCACCGCCGACGCCCTCGCCGACGCCGGCGTGCCGTTCCGGATGCTCGCGCGCTCCCCCGAGCGGGCTCCGCACTTCCCGAACAGCACCGTCGTCGCCTGCACCTACGGCGACGCGGTGGTCGCGCGGGCGGCGCTGGAGGGCGTCGACACGCTGCTGATGGTGTCGGCCGCCGAGAACGCGGACCGGCTGCGGGAGCACTTCGCCTTCCTGGCCGCGGCGGCCGACGCGGGCGTTGCGCACATCGTCTACACGTCCTTCTTCGGGGCGGCGCCGGACGCGACGTTCACCCTCGCGCGCGACCACTACGCGACCGAGCAGCGCATCCGTGAGACGGGCATCGCGCACACGTTCCTGCGCGACAACCTCTACCTCGACTTCGTCGAGCACATGATCGGCGACGACGGCGTGATCCGCGGCCCCGCCGACGGCGGGCGCGCCGCGATGGTCGCGCGGGCGGACGTCGCGCGCGTCGCGGCGGCGGTGCTGCAGCATCCCGACCGGCACGCGGGCGCGACCTACGATCTCACCGGACCGGAGGAGCTGACGATGGCCGAGGTCGCCGAGAAGCTCAGCGCGCACCTCGGCCGGGCGGTGTCGTTCCACGACGAGACCGTCGAGGAGGCGTACGAGTCGCGGAAGAAGTGGGACGCGCCGGACTGGCAGTACGACGCCTGGGTCTCCACGTACACGGCCATCGCCGCGGGCGAGCTGGCCGGGGTCAGCGGCGCGGTCGAGCGCGTGACCGGTCGCAGCCCCCTCTCGCTCGACGAGTACCTGGACACCCGCCCACGCTGA
- the efeB gene encoding iron uptake transporter deferrochelatase/peroxidase subunit, translating into MTIGRRGLLQAGAGAAAGAAGTIAAGRMFGGGTTAAAVDTATTAHPERTARSLGFHGAHQQGVLTPPQRAAAFVALDATSANRAELADLFRTITERARFLTTGGTPPDPGLTAPPRDSGVLGPTVVPDGLTVTLSVGASLFDGRYGLAAAKPARLRTMDAFPDDALRREVCDGDLLLQVCADDRDAVTHAVREIARATRGGMGVRWRQDGFVSPPRPSGTPRNLMGFKDGTSNPDTSDAALMSQLVWTKAGADEPAWVAGGSYHVVRVIRMLVEFWDRVNLHEQENMIGRRRDTGAPLTASAEHDDPHYENDPSGDVIQLDAHIRLANPRTAATAAQRMLRRAYNYDGGVDSNGTLDMGLVFVAFNQDLDRQFVTVQKRLAGEPLVDYIQPFGGGYYFALPGARDSSDWLGRGMFA; encoded by the coding sequence ATGACCATCGGTCGACGCGGGCTGCTCCAGGCCGGCGCCGGTGCGGCGGCCGGGGCGGCGGGGACGATCGCCGCCGGACGGATGTTCGGCGGCGGCACCACCGCGGCCGCCGTCGACACCGCGACCACCGCGCATCCCGAGCGCACCGCGCGCTCCCTCGGCTTCCACGGCGCGCACCAGCAGGGCGTCCTCACGCCGCCGCAGCGGGCCGCCGCGTTCGTGGCGCTGGACGCGACGTCCGCGAACCGCGCCGAGCTCGCCGACCTCTTCCGCACCATCACCGAGCGCGCGCGCTTCCTGACGACGGGCGGGACGCCTCCCGACCCCGGCCTCACCGCGCCTCCCCGCGACTCCGGCGTGCTCGGCCCGACGGTCGTGCCCGACGGGCTGACCGTGACGCTGTCGGTCGGGGCGTCCCTCTTCGACGGCCGGTACGGGCTCGCGGCGGCGAAGCCCGCGCGGCTGCGGACGATGGACGCGTTCCCCGACGACGCGCTGCGCCGGGAGGTGTGCGACGGCGACCTGCTGCTGCAGGTCTGCGCCGACGACCGCGACGCGGTCACGCACGCGGTCCGCGAGATCGCGCGGGCCACCCGCGGCGGGATGGGCGTGCGCTGGCGGCAGGACGGCTTCGTCTCCCCGCCGCGCCCGAGCGGGACCCCGCGCAACCTGATGGGCTTCAAGGACGGCACCAGCAACCCGGACACGAGCGACGCCGCGCTGATGTCGCAGCTGGTCTGGACGAAGGCCGGCGCGGACGAACCCGCGTGGGTCGCCGGCGGCAGCTATCACGTCGTGCGCGTCATCCGGATGCTCGTCGAGTTCTGGGACCGGGTCAACCTGCACGAGCAGGAGAACATGATCGGGCGGCGCCGGGACACCGGGGCCCCGCTCACCGCCTCGGCGGAGCACGACGACCCTCACTACGAGAACGACCCCTCCGGCGACGTCATCCAGCTCGACGCGCACATCCGGCTCGCGAACCCGCGCACCGCGGCCACGGCGGCGCAGAGGATGCTGCGCCGCGCCTACAACTACGACGGCGGCGTCGACTCCAACGGGACGCTCGACATGGGCCTCGTCTTCGTCGCCTTCAACCAGGATCTCGACCGCCAGTTCGTCACCGTCCAGAAGCGGCTGGCCGGCGAGCCTCTCGTCGACTACATCCAGCCGTTCGGCGGCGGCTACTACTTCGCGCTCCCCGGCGCGCGCGACTCCTCCGACTGGCTCGGCCGCGGCATGTTCGCCTGA
- a CDS encoding VOC family protein, giving the protein MNIHRQIVVFDTPDLDGEAGFWARLLGGEVTDSEDEGWRTVRVDGEPRLGFQLAPNHERPQWPDGAQQQLHLDLYVDDIREAHEHAVASGARLLRPAHDLDADGGFQVYEDPSGHPFCLCW; this is encoded by the coding sequence ATGAACATCCACCGGCAGATCGTCGTGTTCGACACCCCCGACCTCGACGGGGAGGCGGGCTTCTGGGCGCGTCTGCTCGGCGGCGAGGTCACCGACAGCGAGGACGAGGGCTGGCGCACGGTGCGCGTCGACGGTGAGCCGCGGCTCGGCTTCCAGCTCGCCCCGAACCACGAGCGGCCCCAGTGGCCGGACGGCGCCCAGCAGCAGCTGCACCTCGACCTGTACGTGGACGACATCCGCGAGGCGCACGAGCACGCCGTCGCCAGCGGCGCCCGGCTGCTGAGGCCGGCCCACGACCTGGACGCCGACGGCGGCTTCCAGGTCTACGAGGACCCGTCCGGCCACCCGTTCTGCCTCTGCTGGTGA
- a CDS encoding alkaline phosphatase family protein, which yields MFRLPRLRRSPAGLAGLALAGAAALAGAGILAGAPAIASPGHGTPDHSIQTQTPIKHLVVIFDENISFDHYFGTYPTAANTDGTTFTAAKNTPKANTLVTSGTLTNNPNLYPPSRLSPAQALTCDQNHSYAAEQAAVNGGKMDQFVQKTETDTCTGAFGEPGLVMDYYDGNTVTGLWNYAQNYAMSDNMWDTTFGPSTPGALNLVSGQTHGGTAYDPKTGAVLASSTAVQSADAQHVGTVIGDPDPAYDDCSDNDHTSSSAVVGMSGKNVGDLLNARGVTWGWFQGGFTPTTAWDGTSGGYAKCDATTANIGGATPKDYSPHHNPFSYYKSTSNPHHLAPTSVKAIGHTDRANHQYDLTSFDAALKADNLPAVSFLKAPEAQDGHAAYSDPLDEQKFLVNEINAIQKSDSWSSTAVVVTYDDSDGWYDHVAPKVTNGSNDSAVDSTVCTSVKKVAGGYADRCGPSQRLPFLVVSPYAAQNRIDHAPIEQASVLRFIEQNWRTGRIGDASFDTRAGSIGGLFDWFRPQQREVLLDPASGAVATVVPTGSHWPKPPRHGWDDQR from the coding sequence GTGTTCAGACTCCCCCGTCTGCGCCGCAGCCCGGCCGGACTCGCCGGCCTCGCCCTGGCCGGCGCCGCAGCGCTCGCCGGCGCCGGCATCCTCGCGGGCGCGCCCGCGATCGCGTCTCCCGGTCACGGGACGCCCGACCACTCCATCCAGACCCAGACGCCGATCAAGCACCTCGTCGTGATCTTCGACGAGAACATCTCGTTCGACCACTACTTCGGCACCTACCCGACGGCCGCGAACACCGACGGGACCACGTTCACGGCGGCGAAGAACACCCCGAAGGCGAACACGCTCGTCACCAGCGGGACGCTCACGAACAACCCCAACCTGTACCCGCCGTCGCGGCTCTCCCCGGCGCAGGCGCTCACCTGCGACCAGAACCACAGCTACGCCGCCGAGCAGGCCGCCGTGAACGGCGGGAAGATGGACCAGTTCGTCCAGAAGACCGAGACCGACACCTGCACCGGCGCGTTCGGCGAGCCGGGCCTGGTGATGGACTACTACGACGGCAACACGGTCACCGGGCTCTGGAACTACGCCCAGAACTACGCGATGAGCGACAACATGTGGGACACCACGTTCGGCCCGTCGACGCCAGGCGCGCTGAACCTCGTCTCCGGGCAGACGCACGGCGGCACCGCGTACGACCCGAAGACCGGCGCCGTGCTCGCCTCGTCGACGGCCGTCCAGTCGGCGGACGCGCAGCACGTCGGCACCGTGATCGGCGACCCCGACCCCGCCTACGACGACTGCTCCGACAACGACCACACCTCCTCGTCGGCCGTCGTCGGGATGAGCGGGAAGAACGTGGGCGACCTGCTCAACGCCCGCGGCGTCACCTGGGGGTGGTTCCAGGGCGGCTTCACGCCGACCACCGCGTGGGACGGCACCAGCGGCGGCTACGCGAAGTGCGACGCGACCACCGCGAACATCGGCGGCGCGACCCCGAAGGACTACTCCCCGCACCACAACCCGTTCTCGTACTACAAGTCCACGTCCAACCCGCACCACCTCGCGCCGACCTCGGTGAAGGCGATCGGGCACACCGACCGGGCCAACCACCAGTACGACCTGACCTCCTTCGACGCGGCCCTGAAGGCGGACAACCTCCCGGCCGTCTCGTTCCTGAAGGCCCCGGAGGCGCAGGACGGCCACGCGGCCTACTCCGACCCGCTGGACGAGCAGAAGTTCCTCGTCAACGAGATCAACGCCATCCAGAAGTCGGACAGCTGGTCGAGCACCGCCGTCGTCGTGACCTACGACGACTCGGACGGCTGGTACGACCACGTCGCCCCGAAGGTGACGAACGGCTCGAACGACTCGGCCGTCGACTCGACCGTGTGCACGAGCGTGAAGAAGGTCGCCGGCGGCTACGCCGACCGTTGCGGCCCGAGCCAGCGCCTGCCGTTCCTGGTGGTCTCGCCGTACGCCGCTCAGAACCGCATCGACCACGCCCCCATCGAGCAGGCCAGCGTCCTGCGCTTCATCGAGCAGAACTGGCGCACCGGCCGGATCGGCGACGCGTCGTTCGACACCCGCGCCGGCTCGATCGGCGGTCTGTTCGACTGGTTCCGCCCGCAGCAGCGCGAGGTCCTGCTCGACCCGGCCTCCGGCGCCGTGGCCACGGTCGTGCCGACGGGCTCGCACTGGCCGAAGCCGCCGCGCCACGGCTGGGACGACCAGCGGTAG
- a CDS encoding MerR family transcriptional regulator: protein MSGWSVVSNMYTIGEFAAIGRISVRMLRHYDAIGLLPPARVDERSGYRFYSDAQLGDLLLVVELRQLGVGLDAIAAVLASDDPRPALSAALRQRRNELQAGIAEDRSRLDRVERRLRILEGIEIMSTPVEYRPLDAVTVYAVSATAPGMGPEYVGPMVGPLIGELDRALQAAGRPILEPSVFWYEAREDERLQVHISYPAETPPRPGDGYAVVDLPAVPLAATLLHRGDMTGIGDSWMALTEQLVADGYRVSGPTREVYLEATGHEPGPDWVTELQAPVERI from the coding sequence GTGTCAGGCTGGAGCGTGGTCTCCAACATGTACACCATCGGAGAGTTCGCCGCGATCGGCCGGATCAGCGTCAGGATGCTGCGGCACTATGACGCGATCGGCCTGCTGCCGCCCGCCCGCGTGGACGAGCGCAGCGGCTACCGCTTCTACTCGGACGCGCAGCTGGGCGACCTGCTGCTCGTCGTGGAGCTGCGGCAGCTCGGGGTCGGCCTCGACGCCATCGCCGCCGTGCTCGCGTCCGACGACCCGCGGCCCGCCCTGTCGGCGGCGCTGCGGCAGCGCCGGAACGAGCTGCAGGCGGGGATCGCCGAGGACCGGTCGCGGCTCGACCGCGTCGAGCGGCGCCTCCGGATACTGGAAGGAATCGAGATCATGTCGACACCCGTCGAATACCGGCCGCTGGACGCGGTCACCGTCTACGCCGTGAGCGCCACCGCTCCCGGCATGGGGCCGGAATACGTCGGCCCCATGGTCGGCCCCCTGATCGGCGAGCTGGACCGTGCGCTCCAGGCCGCGGGGCGCCCCATCCTGGAGCCGTCGGTGTTCTGGTACGAGGCACGCGAGGACGAGCGGCTCCAGGTGCACATCTCGTATCCCGCCGAAACGCCGCCGCGCCCGGGCGATGGCTACGCGGTGGTGGACCTGCCCGCCGTCCCGCTCGCCGCGACGCTGCTGCACCGCGGCGACATGACCGGGATCGGCGACTCGTGGATGGCGCTCACCGAGCAGCTGGTGGCCGACGGCTACCGCGTGTCCGGCCCCACCCGTGAGGTCTATCTCGAGGCGACCGGACACGAGCCCGGTCCCGACTGGGTCACTGAGCTCCAGGCACCCGTCGAGCGCATCTAG
- a CDS encoding EfeM/EfeO family lipoprotein, with amino-acid sequence MSKRAQFTALFGVLAALIAVAVVLTVVARPAAVSAASTTSQTIAVTAGMDDCGRGWGTDGVAPGGDQPFTVTNTTVAGIEVYLQAVDSAKVFLDLESIGAGAHAGARVTLGAGRYRFVCLPADADPVHGPTVRVGSAPPGSTLTPGIVPVTRADLIPPTKAYGTWVASRLPALRQQVGAIVADAEEGDPAAARRDWLAAHTTYETLGAAYGAFGDVGDAIDGLPRSGLTGFHAVEAALWPGRAGGAASTAAASTAAKALAADVEKLVAAFPAARIDPGDMGLRAHEIVEDALRDVLTGAADAGSGTELATVDANLTGAAEALAPLHGILATRYPRLADTERAIASTQALVRSLRGADGAWPPLSRLGAAQRERVDAALSETAELLAPVAAICDPRRDS; translated from the coding sequence ATGTCGAAGCGCGCACAGTTCACCGCGCTCTTCGGCGTACTGGCCGCCCTGATCGCCGTCGCCGTCGTGCTGACAGTCGTGGCCCGGCCGGCCGCCGTCAGCGCCGCGTCCACGACGTCGCAGACCATCGCCGTGACCGCCGGGATGGACGACTGCGGCCGCGGCTGGGGGACCGACGGCGTGGCGCCGGGAGGCGATCAGCCCTTCACCGTGACCAACACGACCGTGGCCGGCATCGAGGTCTACCTGCAGGCGGTCGACAGCGCGAAGGTCTTCCTGGACCTCGAGAGCATCGGCGCCGGCGCGCACGCCGGCGCGCGGGTGACCCTCGGGGCCGGACGATACCGATTCGTCTGCCTTCCGGCCGACGCCGACCCGGTGCACGGTCCGACCGTGCGGGTCGGTTCCGCGCCGCCGGGATCGACGCTCACACCGGGAATCGTCCCCGTGACTCGGGCGGACCTCATCCCGCCCACCAAGGCGTACGGCACCTGGGTCGCCTCGCGGCTGCCCGCGCTCCGTCAGCAGGTCGGCGCGATCGTCGCCGACGCCGAGGAGGGCGACCCAGCGGCCGCACGACGGGACTGGCTGGCCGCACACACGACCTATGAGACCCTCGGCGCCGCCTACGGCGCGTTCGGCGACGTGGGCGACGCGATCGACGGGCTCCCGCGTTCGGGACTGACGGGATTCCACGCGGTCGAGGCGGCGCTCTGGCCCGGCCGCGCGGGAGGCGCAGCATCCACCGCCGCCGCATCCACGGCCGCCAAGGCGCTCGCCGCCGACGTCGAGAAGCTGGTCGCGGCGTTCCCGGCCGCGCGGATCGACCCGGGGGACATGGGCCTGCGGGCCCACGAGATCGTCGAGGACGCGCTGCGGGACGTGCTCACCGGCGCGGCGGACGCGGGCTCCGGCACCGAGCTGGCCACCGTCGACGCCAACCTGACCGGGGCGGCGGAGGCCCTCGCCCCGCTGCACGGCATCCTCGCGACCCGCTACCCGCGGCTCGCGGACACCGAGCGCGCCATCGCGTCGACGCAGGCCCTGGTGCGGAGCCTCCGCGGTGCGGACGGCGCGTGGCCGCCGCTGTCGAGGCTCGGCGCGGCTCAGCGCGAGCGAGTGGATGCGGCCCTCAGCGAGACCGCGGAGCTGCTGGCGCCGGTCGCCGCCATCTGCGACCCGAGGAGGGACTCATGA